In one Paenibacillus sp. JQZ6Y-1 genomic region, the following are encoded:
- a CDS encoding sensor histidine kinase → MKALRDTLQTLFKRLNGISLQSRLIVAYIVVILLPTAAISYYSYQQINTTYIQDTRLKSVDTLQNEKQTILTQIETMERAAQLALSDKAVIQYLTENQDTPTAELLEFNANSYARLAQIQINNPSILHLRLYSNSPNTYEIWPIILHESRTADAPWYNMVKGLGDREAWYMQRSDLSLDEVDTRGALEPDPPKLSLLRELELPRGHHAGIIQVDMRLSDLAPLTFGKSQEDSTRMLLLDAGGGNVSMDEQDNLYTRLAHRLLTDKADPAIHVATESSTDDYTLSGEQPSSWNGQTWAQYREDGQSYLLTSIPVERLGARLVQVTSLEKMLQDTGRARNLIIMATVAFILLVSLITYVANALILKNLRKLTQAMQQMRRGEGTPVVQVDGGGEIGELAYHFNRMSGTINELIAQAVRKQALMKEAELRTLYSQIDAHFLYNTLENIKMLAEIEDQRQISDALTSLGGMMRYNFKWAGEYVTLEQELRHIRNYIDVMNIRFDEPVRLDVQIAPLYNELELLKMSLQPIVENAFKHGWDEDSSRERLLTISIEDEENIQEEHPTQDIDTKIPNIHRNVQGTEQRIDMGMDISKRTTHASMEERKPSHVRIHISDNGKGMSADTLEQLNVRLLQHGSTSESSARTMQADSTVSTQQYGVGLLNVQQRIRLFFGESYGLQVYSVEGNGTEVTLRIPKIVLAGGDIRHETTTDRG, encoded by the coding sequence TTGAAAGCATTGCGGGATACATTACAGACTCTTTTCAAGCGCCTAAATGGCATATCCTTACAAAGTCGGCTGATTGTCGCGTATATCGTCGTGATCTTGCTGCCGACTGCTGCCATTTCCTATTATTCGTATCAGCAGATCAATACGACATATATTCAGGATACCCGACTCAAAAGTGTCGATACGCTGCAAAATGAAAAACAGACCATTCTTACACAAATTGAGACGATGGAGCGTGCGGCACAGCTAGCATTATCAGACAAAGCGGTCATTCAATATTTGACCGAGAATCAGGATACACCGACAGCGGAGCTGTTAGAATTCAATGCGAATTCGTATGCACGGCTTGCTCAGATTCAGATCAACAATCCGTCGATCCTGCATTTGCGATTGTATAGCAATAGTCCCAATACGTACGAGATTTGGCCGATTATTCTGCATGAAAGTCGTACAGCGGATGCGCCATGGTACAACATGGTCAAAGGATTGGGTGATCGGGAAGCATGGTATATGCAGCGCAGTGATCTATCGTTGGATGAAGTGGATACTCGAGGAGCACTAGAGCCTGATCCGCCTAAGCTGTCCTTGCTTCGCGAATTGGAATTGCCGCGCGGTCATCATGCAGGCATCATTCAAGTTGATATGCGCTTGTCTGATTTGGCGCCGCTTACCTTTGGCAAAAGTCAGGAGGATAGCACGCGTATGCTGCTGCTGGATGCAGGCGGTGGCAACGTATCGATGGATGAGCAGGATAATCTGTACACGCGGCTGGCGCATCGTTTATTAACCGATAAGGCAGACCCAGCTATTCATGTTGCGACGGAATCCAGTACAGATGACTACACGTTATCTGGCGAACAGCCTTCATCATGGAATGGTCAAACGTGGGCGCAATACAGAGAGGATGGACAATCGTATTTGCTGACTAGTATTCCGGTGGAGCGGCTCGGTGCGCGACTGGTTCAGGTGACTTCGCTCGAAAAGATGCTACAGGATACCGGACGTGCGCGCAATCTGATCATTATGGCAACCGTGGCATTTATCCTGCTCGTCTCGCTCATTACGTATGTAGCAAATGCGTTAATTCTCAAAAATCTACGCAAGCTGACCCAAGCGATGCAGCAGATGCGCCGTGGTGAAGGTACACCTGTTGTACAGGTGGACGGCGGCGGGGAGATCGGCGAGCTGGCATACCATTTTAACCGGATGAGCGGCACGATCAATGAACTGATTGCACAGGCAGTACGCAAGCAGGCGCTGATGAAGGAAGCGGAGCTGCGAACGCTATACAGCCAGATAGATGCGCATTTTCTATATAACACGCTGGAAAATATTAAAATGCTCGCCGAAATCGAGGATCAGCGCCAGATCTCCGACGCGCTCACTTCTCTTGGCGGCATGATGCGCTATAACTTCAAATGGGCGGGGGAATACGTCACGCTAGAACAAGAGCTGCGCCATATTCGCAATTACATCGATGTCATGAATATTCGCTTTGATGAGCCAGTTCGGCTCGATGTGCAGATTGCCCCTTTGTATAACGAACTTGAGCTGCTCAAGATGTCGCTGCAACCCATTGTAGAAAATGCCTTTAAGCATGGATGGGATGAAGATAGTAGCAGGGAGCGCCTGCTGACCATCTCGATCGAAGACGAGGAGAATATACAAGAAGAGCATCCTACACAAGACATAGACACCAAGATACCGAACATACATCGAAATGTACAAGGAACAGAGCAACGCATTGATATGGGCATGGATATTAGCAAGCGCACCACCCATGCCAGTATGGAGGAACGCAAACCCTCGCATGTACGAATCCATATCAGCGACAACGGCAAAGGCATGAGCGCTGACACATTGGAACAGCTCAATGTCAGACTGCTGCAACATGGCAGTACGAGCGAATCGTCTGCACGAACGATGCAGGCAGATTCTACTGTATCAACACAGCAGTATGGCGTGGGACTGCTGAATGTGCAGCAACGTATTCGATTATTTTTTGGCGAATCGTACGGCTTGCAGGTGTACAGTGTGGAGGGCAATGGCACCGAGGTTACATTACGCATACCGAAAATTGTACTGGCAGGAGGAGACATTCGGCATGAGACAACTACTGATCGTGGATGA
- a CDS encoding LysR family transcriptional regulator, translating into MELLQLQYFQTVAYTEHISRAAEQLHIAQPSLSLTIKRLEDELGTNLFIRKGRNIQLSESGKILLKHVDRMFMELDNARLEIQSQHEQASHTIKISISNPRFLSQIIISYIHKEPDSKVHQGIRMKDEIISCLKKGDIDLGIAGHATADEEIESCLLVDEDIVLVLPLTHRYAQRTELPLIEVAQEPFISLADNREYSEFIRDLCGRAGFVPNSMFEVDSYLLTEIIQVNQGVSLLPVSVCKQLNLHYIRIAGVSPTYSVHLFWMKHKVLPRAVTSFRDYIIDYYQKNEKMFKLS; encoded by the coding sequence ATGGAATTGCTACAACTACAATACTTTCAAACCGTGGCATATACCGAGCATATATCTAGAGCGGCAGAGCAGCTGCATATCGCGCAGCCGTCGCTCAGTCTAACGATTAAGCGACTGGAGGATGAACTGGGTACGAATCTATTTATACGCAAAGGGCGCAATATTCAGTTGAGTGAATCTGGCAAAATCCTGCTCAAGCATGTGGATCGTATGTTTATGGAGCTGGATAACGCTCGACTAGAGATTCAGTCACAGCATGAACAGGCATCGCATACGATCAAAATTTCCATTTCCAATCCACGCTTTCTGTCTCAAATCATCATAAGCTATATTCATAAGGAACCGGACTCCAAAGTGCATCAGGGCATTCGAATGAAGGATGAGATCATTTCCTGTCTGAAAAAGGGTGATATTGATCTTGGCATTGCTGGTCATGCCACCGCAGATGAGGAGATTGAGAGCTGTCTGCTGGTGGATGAGGATATTGTGCTGGTGCTGCCGCTGACTCACCGCTACGCGCAGCGAACAGAGCTTCCGCTCATAGAGGTCGCACAAGAGCCGTTTATTTCGCTGGCGGATAATCGGGAATATAGCGAATTTATTCGAGATTTGTGCGGTAGAGCAGGTTTTGTGCCGAACAGCATGTTTGAGGTGGATTCGTATTTGCTGACCGAGATTATTCAGGTGAATCAAGGTGTATCTTTATTGCCAGTGTCCGTCTGCAAGCAATTGAATCTGCATTATATCCGTATCGCTGGTGTATCGCCTACCTATTCGGTTCATCTGTTCTGGATGAAGCATAAAGTATTGCCGCGCGCAGTGACCTCTTTCCGTGATTATATTATCGACTACTACCAAAAAAACGAGAAAATGTTCAAGCTTTCTTGA
- a CDS encoding response regulator: protein MRQLLIVDDEKNIRHGLQVMIEREFPERYQIRCVRHGQEGLEAMMELPADLVITDIRMPVLDGMGMLDAVRGMAELSVQPEVIVLSGHDDFEYAKAAIRYQVREYLLKPIRREDLFQALERLEGELQQRDERARQLEDAHQYRIRWQEEQLSRLLDSSTPDTDNMLMNGEWPELPQPYVICVWQCVTADGHPVPVQELDMLLRQLDAGEGCYSSNIAELQVLDREGRRVWIMHYQQLVRLQELARAAGRRDVSGLWAGISLAGEGIARLPLAYTEACRALAYGFFCPGVYMLHYQPEQESMSLSPVSEEEIRQLGNLLGTGDVEEMNRRLHRLFRLSELHHMNMEYVRRTVFMVNEHILDEVFRHFGEASLEVLRLYRRVCSLDHYRYFHDYYRDLERLLLCLDEYIGQLRLVHSEHHRLREAVEYMQQHYDRPLNMAMVSNHVSLNYSYFSEAFKAYTGENFILYLKKLRIERAKPLLSEPTLRLSEISQQVGFESSRHFSKVFRELEGITPQQYRSKLELRSNIY from the coding sequence ATGAGACAACTACTGATCGTGGATGATGAAAAGAATATCCGGCATGGCCTACAGGTGATGATTGAGCGAGAATTTCCAGAGCGTTATCAGATTCGCTGTGTGCGTCATGGGCAGGAAGGATTGGAAGCGATGATGGAGCTGCCTGCCGATCTGGTCATTACTGATATTCGTATGCCAGTGCTGGATGGCATGGGCATGTTGGACGCAGTGCGGGGAATGGCGGAATTATCGGTACAACCGGAAGTGATCGTGCTGAGTGGGCATGACGATTTTGAATATGCGAAGGCAGCGATTCGTTATCAGGTGCGCGAATATTTGTTGAAGCCGATTCGACGAGAGGATTTATTTCAGGCGTTGGAGCGGCTGGAGGGGGAATTGCAGCAACGCGATGAGCGAGCACGTCAGCTGGAAGATGCGCATCAATATCGAATACGCTGGCAGGAGGAACAGCTTTCTCGCTTGCTGGACAGCAGCACACCGGATACCGATAACATGCTTATGAACGGCGAATGGCCAGAGCTGCCACAGCCTTATGTGATCTGTGTATGGCAATGTGTAACCGCAGACGGTCATCCAGTTCCAGTGCAGGAGTTGGATATGCTTCTGCGTCAGCTGGATGCAGGAGAAGGCTGTTATTCGTCGAATATCGCGGAGCTGCAAGTATTGGATCGCGAAGGCAGACGCGTCTGGATTATGCACTATCAGCAATTGGTACGGTTGCAGGAACTGGCGCGTGCCGCCGGGCGGCGGGATGTTTCTGGCTTGTGGGCAGGTATAAGCTTGGCAGGCGAAGGGATTGCCCGCTTACCGCTTGCTTATACAGAAGCATGCCGCGCGCTAGCATATGGATTCTTTTGTCCGGGTGTGTATATGCTGCATTATCAGCCTGAGCAGGAATCGATGTCGTTATCCCCAGTGTCGGAGGAAGAGATTCGCCAGCTTGGCAATCTGCTTGGTACAGGCGATGTGGAAGAGATGAATCGCCGATTGCATCGTCTGTTCCGTTTGTCCGAGCTGCATCATATGAATATGGAGTATGTGCGGCGTACGGTATTCATGGTAAACGAGCATATTCTGGATGAGGTGTTTCGGCATTTTGGCGAAGCATCGCTGGAGGTGCTACGACTGTATCGTCGGGTATGCAGTCTGGATCATTATCGTTATTTTCACGATTATTACCGCGATCTGGAACGGCTGCTGCTCTGTCTGGACGAGTATATCGGGCAGCTGCGGCTGGTACACAGCGAGCATCATCGACTGCGTGAGGCGGTCGAGTATATGCAGCAGCATTATGACCGTCCGCTCAATATGGCAATGGTCAGCAATCATGTGTCACTCAACTACTCCTACTTCAGCGAAGCGTTCAAAGCGTATACGGGCGAGAACTTTATATTATATTTGAAAAAGCTGCGTATTGAGCGTGCCAAACCGCTGCTGAGCGAGCCGACATTGCGGTTAAGTGAGATTAGTCAACAGGTCGGATTCGAGAGCAGTCGGCACTTTTCTAAGGTGTTTCGTGAATTGGAAGGCATCACGCCGCAGCAATACCGATCCAAACTGGAATTACGTTCAAACATTTATTGA
- a CDS encoding acetoacetate decarboxylase has product MKIDVNQISKNFNTPLTAPAYPLPPYKFVNREYLNIIYRTDAEALRAAVPEPLEITDPLVKFEVMWMPDVSGLGAYTEAGQVIPVQFNGEEGDYVHSMYVDNFPAIASGRELTAYPKKLGAPKLYVDSDTLVGTLDYGSLRVANATMGYKHVPMDIEQAKQEICRPTFMVKMATDYTGQLRICDLVRTQITDIDVKWAWSGPARLQLFEHVLAPLADLPVREIVSASHILTDLTLNAAHPVYNYLEQA; this is encoded by the coding sequence ATGAAAATCGATGTGAACCAAATATCCAAAAACTTTAACACTCCATTAACTGCACCTGCATATCCACTTCCACCTTACAAATTCGTGAATCGTGAATATCTCAATATCATTTACCGCACAGATGCGGAGGCGCTGCGTGCTGCCGTACCTGAGCCACTAGAAATTACCGATCCATTGGTCAAATTTGAAGTCATGTGGATGCCAGATGTATCCGGCTTGGGCGCTTATACCGAAGCTGGTCAGGTAATTCCCGTACAATTTAACGGCGAAGAAGGCGACTATGTCCACTCCATGTACGTGGACAATTTTCCCGCCATTGCCAGCGGACGTGAGCTGACCGCCTATCCGAAAAAGCTCGGCGCACCGAAGCTGTATGTCGACTCCGATACACTTGTCGGCACACTGGATTATGGCAGTCTGCGTGTAGCTAACGCTACGATGGGCTACAAACATGTGCCTATGGATATTGAACAAGCCAAACAGGAAATCTGCCGTCCTACCTTTATGGTCAAAATGGCAACCGACTATACCGGACAATTGCGTATCTGCGATCTGGTTCGTACCCAAATTACCGATATTGATGTGAAATGGGCATGGTCTGGTCCGGCGCGACTCCAGCTGTTTGAGCATGTACTCGCTCCGCTCGCCGATCTGCCTGTGCGTGAAATCGTATCTGCTTCCCATATTTTAACCGATCTGACGCTAAATGCGGCACATCCGGTATACAACTATTTGGAACAAGCTTAA